In Drosophila bipectinata strain 14024-0381.07 chromosome 2R, DbipHiC1v2, whole genome shotgun sequence, one genomic interval encodes:
- the LOC108131808 gene encoding probable cytochrome P450 6a14, with protein sequence MLFALLLLGVVLALAFSFYLNTYTYWSRRGVPRENPLPVVGNMRGIGTKYHFRDVNKRIYDQFKGKASFAGMHVFFKNTAMILDLDLIKQVLIKDFQYFQDRGVFNNPKDDPLTGHLFSLEGEEWKSMRKMLSPVFTSGKIKQMSEIIVKVGHTLVEAMDKELKTASLDDGEVEIKDLCARYTTDVIGSCAFGLECFSLIDPNSEFRNKGRMIFEKPRHHQLVQAFIFTNAKLARKLGMKVLPDEVTEFFMATVKNTVDYRLKTNVKRNDFVDQLIELRAKDQEAAKKGKGIDLSYGLTLEQMAAQAFVFFIAGFETSSSTMSFCLYELALQQDIQDRVREEINRVLSKGDGEISYDALAEMTYLEQVIAETLRKHPILPHLVRETNRNYKVPDTEFVIEKGNNILIPVHNIHHDPEVYPQPDIFDPSRFNPEVANSRHPMAYLPFGDGPRNCIGLRFGKIQSKIGLAALLHSFKFSPSKQTEIPLVLSNKTFTLSTKNGIHLKVERI encoded by the exons ATGCTGTTCGCACTGCTCCTACTGGGCGTGGTCTTGGCCTTGGCCTTCAGTTTCTACCTTAATACGTACACCTATTGGTCCCGCCGGGGTGTCCCTCGTGAGAACCCATTACCAGTTGTCGGCAACATGAGAGGCATCGGCACGAAATACCACTTCAGGGACGTCAACAAGAGGATCTACGACCAGTTCAAGGGCAAGGCTTCCTTTGCCGGAATGCATGTCTTCTTCAAGAACACAGCCATGATTTTGGATCTGGATCTGATTAAGCAAGTCCTGATTAAGGACTTTCAGTACTTCCAGGATCGTGGAGTCTTCAATAACCCAAAAGATGATCCCTTGACGGGCCATCTCTTTTCTTTGGAAGGCGAAGAGTGGAAGTCGATGCGAAAGATGTTGTCGCCGGTTTTCACATCCggaaaaataaagcaaatgTCCGAAATAATTGTGAAAGTAGGCCATACCCTTGTGGAGGCTATGGATAAGGAGCTGAAAACCGCTTCCCTGGATGATGGTGAAGTGGAAATCAAGGATCTTTGTGCTCGCTACACCACCGATGTCATTGGATCTTGTGCCTTTGGTTTGGAGTGCTTCAGCCTTATTGACCCGAATTCTGAGTTCAGAAACAAGGGAAGAATGATCTTCGAGAAGCCGAGACATCATCAGCTGGTTCAAGCCTTCATTTTTACCAATGCCAAGTTGGCCAGGAAGCTGGGCATGAAAGTTTTGCCCGACGAAGTGACAGAGTTCTTTATGGCAACCGTCAAAAATACCGTCGATTATCGGCTGAAAACTAACGTTAAAAGAAACGACTTTGTAGACCAGTTAATTGAACTTCGAGCTAAGGATCAAGAGGCGGCCAAGAAAGGCAAGGGAATTGATCTGTCTTATGGCTTGACCCTCGAACAGATGGCTGCTCAAGCTTTTGTGTTCTTTATAGCCGGATTCGAGACCTCCTCGAGTACAATGTCCTTCTGTCTTTATGAATTGGCATTGCAGCAGGACATTCAGGATAGAGTAAGAGAAGAGATCAACCGTGTGCTCAGCAAAGGGGATGGTGAGATTAGTTACGATGCCTTGGCCGAAATGACCTACCTGGAGCAAGTCATTGCAG AAACACTTCGAAAACATCCCATACTCCCGCATCTTGTGAGGGAAACAAATCGCAACTATAAGGTTCCTGACACAGAATTTGTGATTGAGAAAGGAAACAATATTCTCATACCCGTTCACAATATCCATCACGACCCGGAGGTATACCCCCAGCCAGACATATTTGATCCCAGTCGCTTTAATCCGGAAGTGGCCAACAGTCGTCATCCAATGGCCTACTTGCCCTTCGGAGATGGGCCACGTAATTGCATTGGACTGCGTTTTGGCAAGATTCAGTCCAAAATTGGCTTAGCTGCCCTGTTGCATAGTTTTAAGTTTAGTCCCTCGAAGCAAACAGAAATTCCTTTGGTTCTCTCTAATAAGACCTTTACTTTGTCCACCAAAAACGGTATTCACTTGAAAGTGGagagaatttaa
- the LOC108131466 gene encoding probable cytochrome P450 6a14, with protein sequence MIFALLVVGLAVALAYSFYYNTYTYWARKGVPHEKPLPLIGNLKGIGTKYHFRDINQKIYNKFKGKGPIAGMFAFLTRTAMIMDLDLIKQVLIKDFNYFHDRGIFSNSRDDPLTGHLLTLEGEEWKAMRQKLTPVFSSGKIKQMSGVIIEVGHRLADTMDKEVTTASVEEGDVEIKDLCARFTTDVIGTCAFGLECNSLGDVNAEFRTKGREIFDKPRNSLLVHFLIMNNRLLAQKLRLKVVRDDVTEFFMSAVKNTVEYRLKNNIKRNDFMDQLIQLRAEDQEAAKKGEGIDLSNGLTLEQMAAQAFVFFIAGFETSSSTMAFCLYELALHQDIQDRVREEIETVLGKSNEINYDAISDMTYLEQVIAETLRKHPILPHVGREAKQDYKVPNTDIVIEKGTSALIPIQCIHHDPEIYPKPQEFDPSRFDPEAVRSRHPMAYLPFGEGPRNCIGLRFGKIQSKIGLVSLLRKFKFSPSKRTEIPLIFGNRSFTLNTKYGLHLKVERV encoded by the exons ATGATTTTCGCGCTTCTAGTAGTGGGCCTGGCCGTGGCCTTGGCTTACAGTTTTTATTACAACACCTACACCTATTGGGCACGCAAGGGTGTTCCCCACGAGAAGCCTCTGCCGCTTATTGGAAACCTCAAGGGAATCGGAACGAAGTACCACTTCCGGGACATCAACCAAAAGATCTACAATAAGTTCAAGGGCAAGGGCCCCATAGCCGGAATGTTCGCATTTCTGACTCGGACCGCCATGATAATGGACCTGGATCTTATTAAGCAAGTGCTGATCAAGGACTTTAACTACTTCCACGACCGTggtatcttctccaattcccGAGACGACCCACTGACGGGTCATCTTTTGACCCTGGAGGGGGAGGAGTGGAAGGCCATGAGGCAGAAACTGACACCTGTCTTCAGTTCAGGAAAAATAAAGCAGATGTCCGGAGTGATCATAGAGGTGGGACATCGTCTGGCGGATACCATGGACAAAGAGGTGACCACTGCTTCTGTGGAGGAGGGTGATGTGGAGATTAAGGACTTGTGTGCTCGGTTCACAACCGATGTGATTGGAACCTGTGCTTTTGGCCTTGAGTGCAACAGCCTGGGCGATGTTAATGCAGAATTCCGAACCAAAGGACGAGAGATTTTCGATAAGCCCCGAAACTCATTGCTAGTCCACTTCTTAATTATGAACAACAGGCTTCTGGCTCAGAAATTAAGGCTTAAAGTTGTTCGCGATGACGTCACAGAGTTCTTTATGTCGGCTGTGAAGAATACAGTGGAATACCGCCTCAAAAATAACATTAAGAGAAACGACTTCATGGATCAGTTGATTCAACTTCGTGCCGAGGATCAGGAGGCTGCCAAAAAGGGCGAGGGAATCGATTTGTCCAATGGCTTAACCCTCGAGCAAATGGCTGCTCAGGCTTTTGTGTTCTTCATAGCCGGATTCGAGACCTCCTCGAGCACCATGGCCTTCTGTTTATACGAATTGGCCCTGCACCAGGACATTCAGGATCGAGTGAGGGAAGAGATTGAGACTGTACTCGGAAAGAGTAATGAGATTAACTACGATGCCATATCCGATATGACTTACCTGGAACAAGTCATAGCTG AAACCCTTCGAAAACATCCTATTCTTCCGCACGTGGGAAGGGAAGCCAAACAGGACTACAAAGTCCCCAACACAGACATTGTCATTGAAAAAGGCACCTCCGCTTTAATACCTATCCAATGTATCCACCACGATCCTGAAATATATCCCAAACCCCAGGAGTTCGATCCCAGTCGGTTCGACCCTGAGGCTGTCAGGTCCCGCCACCCGATGGCCTATCTGCCCTTCGGCGAAGGACCTCGGAACTGCATTGGACTGCGGTTTGGAAAGATACAGTCCAAGATTGGATTGGTGTCCTTGTTGCGGAAGTTTAAGTTTAGCCCTTCGAAGCGCACAGAAATCCCCTTGATATTTGGAAATAGGAGCTTcactttaaatacaaaatacggTTTGCATCTAAAAGTGGAGAGggtttaa